Proteins found in one Amycolatopsis umgeniensis genomic segment:
- a CDS encoding SAM-dependent methyltransferase, producing MTMIDHDAALKAVENSLDRPSAARVYDYFIGGDTHYAIDREFAEKVRKRLPLMGDYCLTSRQFLGRAVRHCAELGIRQFVDIGSGLPTAGNVHEVADEARPEEDTHVLYIDNEPIALAHSTLLLADTADPDRHHAIAADLFDPEGLWERVMDSGIIDVRQPIALVINAVMHFIKDEQDPDALLDFYRDRLVPGSLLVISQMTNENPANDEERQALLDILEYYETTTNPGFLRTMDEFRRFFGGWPLLEPGLVYAPAWHPDEKTVFAGVPSESRVIGGIARKP from the coding sequence ATGACGATGATCGATCACGACGCGGCGCTCAAGGCCGTCGAGAACAGCTTGGACCGGCCGTCCGCGGCCCGGGTCTACGACTACTTCATCGGCGGCGACACGCACTACGCCATCGACCGCGAGTTCGCCGAAAAGGTGCGCAAACGCCTGCCGCTGATGGGCGATTACTGCCTGACCAGCAGGCAGTTCCTCGGCCGGGCCGTGCGGCACTGCGCCGAACTGGGTATCCGGCAGTTCGTCGACATCGGCTCCGGCCTGCCGACGGCGGGCAACGTGCACGAGGTCGCCGACGAGGCGCGGCCGGAGGAGGACACGCACGTCCTCTACATCGACAACGAGCCGATCGCGCTCGCGCACTCGACGCTGCTGCTCGCCGACACCGCCGACCCGGATCGGCACCACGCGATCGCCGCGGACCTGTTCGACCCCGAGGGTCTCTGGGAGCGGGTGATGGACTCCGGCATCATCGACGTCCGGCAGCCCATCGCGCTGGTGATCAACGCGGTCATGCACTTCATCAAGGACGAGCAGGATCCGGACGCGCTGCTGGACTTCTACCGCGACCGGCTCGTGCCGGGCTCGCTGCTGGTGATCTCGCAGATGACCAACGAGAACCCGGCCAACGACGAGGAGCGGCAGGCGCTGCTCGACATCCTCGAGTACTACGAGACCACGACGAACCCCGGTTTCCTGCGCACGATGGACGAGTTCCGGCGGTTCTTCGGCGGCTGGCCGCTGCTGGAGCCGGGCCTGGTCTACGCGCCGGCGTGGCACCCGGACGAGAAGACGGTTTTCGCGGGCGTGCCCTCGGAGTCGCGCGTCATCGGCGGTATCGCCCGCAAACCGTAG
- a CDS encoding MarR family winged helix-turn-helix transcriptional regulator, translating to MPTENTGSLCLDDQLCFGLYAASRAVTALYRVVLDDLGLTYPQYLVMLALWEENERLVKELGTLLSLDSGTLSPLLKRLEKSGLVRRDRRADDERSVRISLTEDGARLRDRASGIPKVIGDAMGLDAAGLARTRAELDRLTESVNAYREAYVPAG from the coding sequence ATGCCGACGGAAAACACCGGATCGCTGTGCTTGGACGATCAGCTGTGCTTCGGGCTGTACGCGGCATCGCGGGCCGTGACGGCGCTTTACCGCGTGGTGCTCGACGATCTGGGCCTGACCTATCCGCAGTACCTGGTGATGCTCGCACTCTGGGAAGAGAACGAGCGGCTGGTCAAGGAGCTCGGCACCTTGCTGAGCCTCGATTCCGGCACGCTTTCACCGCTGCTCAAGCGCCTGGAGAAGTCCGGGCTGGTCCGGCGTGACCGGCGGGCCGACGACGAGCGGTCCGTTCGCATCAGCCTCACCGAGGACGGCGCCCGGCTCCGGGACCGCGCGAGCGGGATCCCGAAGGTCATCGGCGACGCGATGGGCCTCGACGCGGCCGGGCTCGCCCGCACCCGCGCGGAGCTCGATCGCTTGACCGAATCCGTGAACGCCTACCGCGAGGCCTACGTTCCCGCCGGTTAG
- a CDS encoding alpha/beta hydrolase, producing the protein MTANPHKLVLEPAAQAFVEATATPPFLFQLPPEEGRKAVDEVQGGDVELPAAEVETTHVDGVEVRIVRPPGATGPLPVIVYIHGAGWVFGNFHTHERLVRELAVGTGAAVVFPEYDRSPEARYPVALEQNYAVAKWVAEHGAENGLDSTKIAIAGDSVGGNMTAALTLLAKQRGDVTFRQQVLFYPVTDANFDTESYKQFAEGYFLALEGMKWFWDQYTTDPAQRAEITASPLRASLDELAGLPPALVITGEADVLRDEGEAYAAKLRQAGVPVTAVRYQGIVHDFVMLNTLRETHAAEAAIKQAIEALRTALAG; encoded by the coding sequence ATGACCGCCAACCCGCACAAGCTGGTCCTCGAACCGGCCGCCCAGGCCTTCGTCGAGGCCACCGCGACCCCGCCGTTCCTCTTCCAGCTGCCGCCCGAGGAAGGGCGCAAGGCTGTCGACGAGGTCCAGGGCGGTGACGTCGAATTGCCCGCCGCGGAGGTCGAGACCACGCATGTCGACGGCGTCGAAGTCCGCATCGTCCGCCCGCCGGGCGCCACCGGCCCGCTGCCCGTGATCGTCTACATCCACGGCGCAGGCTGGGTCTTCGGGAACTTCCACACCCACGAGCGCCTCGTCCGCGAACTCGCCGTCGGCACCGGCGCGGCCGTCGTCTTCCCCGAGTACGACCGTTCGCCGGAGGCGCGCTACCCGGTCGCCCTCGAGCAGAACTACGCCGTGGCGAAGTGGGTCGCCGAACACGGCGCCGAAAACGGGCTCGACAGCACGAAAATCGCGATCGCCGGTGACTCCGTCGGCGGGAACATGACCGCCGCGCTCACCCTGCTCGCGAAACAGCGCGGCGACGTCACCTTCCGTCAGCAGGTCCTCTTCTACCCGGTCACCGACGCGAACTTCGACACCGAGTCCTACAAGCAGTTCGCCGAGGGCTACTTCCTCGCCCTCGAAGGCATGAAGTGGTTCTGGGACCAGTACACGACCGACCCGGCGCAGCGCGCGGAGATCACCGCGTCGCCGCTGCGGGCGAGCCTCGACGAACTGGCCGGCCTGCCGCCCGCGCTGGTGATCACCGGAGAGGCCGACGTCCTGCGTGACGAAGGCGAGGCGTACGCCGCGAAGCTGCGTCAGGCCGGAGTGCCGGTGACGGCCGTGCGATACCAGGGCATCGTCCACGACTTCGTCATGCTCAACACGCTGCGCGAAACCCACGCCGCGGAGGCGGCGATAAAGCAGGCGATCGAGGCGTTGCGTACCGCTCTCGCGGGGTGA
- a CDS encoding alpha/beta hydrolase, which translates to MGLGLSAIRLDSTLNLVIVVVLTLLAIIAVPFLWERWRRKVLGRSSTILVAVVLIVVSTAMGGNMIGGFFPTVGALFGTGVYSGESVDAVAGQNGSDLDKLRDAGAMRAKEGKGSVVHMTVTGKRTGLTRDVSVYFPPQYYDPAYRALKFPVIEWIPNYPSGPEVVTGPYELPAKLDAAIAKHLLPPTLVVIPDPTGKPKIGHDTECIDEVNGTANDTYLTADIRDWAIEKLGANPQRKAWTMAGWSSGGYCAMNLVTRHPQWYGQAASVSGYYKASVDAETENLFKGRQDIIDANTVTVNMQKHPAPVDILAIAGQKENFESFSIDQMQAAVRAPTTLSSWRIPDAGHNMNTFKAQVPDVLAWIGARTVPPCAPQDKKIVSNGGVTPWPLPNTGAKGALVDVVE; encoded by the coding sequence ATGGGACTGGGACTGAGTGCCATCCGGCTCGATTCCACGCTGAACCTCGTCATCGTCGTGGTGCTGACGCTGCTCGCGATCATCGCCGTGCCGTTCCTCTGGGAGCGCTGGCGCCGCAAGGTGCTCGGCCGCAGCAGCACGATCCTCGTCGCGGTGGTGCTGATCGTGGTCAGCACCGCCATGGGCGGGAACATGATCGGCGGGTTCTTCCCGACGGTCGGCGCCCTGTTCGGGACCGGCGTCTACTCGGGGGAGAGCGTCGACGCCGTCGCGGGCCAGAACGGGTCGGACCTCGACAAGCTGCGCGACGCCGGGGCGATGCGGGCCAAGGAGGGCAAGGGCTCCGTCGTGCACATGACGGTGACCGGCAAGCGCACCGGCCTCACCCGTGACGTCTCGGTCTACTTCCCGCCCCAGTACTACGATCCCGCGTACCGGGCGCTCAAATTCCCGGTCATCGAATGGATCCCGAACTACCCGTCCGGTCCGGAAGTGGTCACCGGACCCTACGAACTTCCCGCCAAACTGGACGCGGCCATCGCGAAACACCTGCTGCCGCCGACCCTGGTGGTCATCCCGGACCCGACGGGGAAGCCGAAGATCGGCCACGACACCGAGTGCATCGACGAGGTCAACGGGACAGCCAACGACACATACCTGACCGCCGACATCCGCGACTGGGCGATCGAGAAACTCGGTGCCAACCCGCAGCGGAAGGCCTGGACGATGGCGGGCTGGTCCTCGGGCGGGTACTGCGCGATGAACCTGGTGACCCGGCATCCGCAGTGGTACGGCCAGGCGGCGAGCGTCAGCGGCTACTACAAGGCTTCGGTGGACGCGGAGACGGAGAACCTGTTCAAGGGCAGGCAGGACATCATCGACGCGAACACGGTCACGGTGAACATGCAGAAGCATCCGGCGCCGGTCGACATCCTCGCGATCGCCGGGCAGAAGGAAAACTTCGAGAGCTTCTCGATCGACCAGATGCAGGCGGCCGTCCGCGCGCCCACGACGCTCTCGTCGTGGCGGATCCCGGACGCCGGGCACAACATGAACACCTTCAAGGCGCAGGTCCCCGACGTGCTGGCGTGGATCGGCGCGCGGACGGTGCCGCCGTGCGCGCCGCAGGACAAGAAGATCGTCTCCAACGGCGGGGTCACGCCGTGGCCCCTGCCCAACACCGGCGCGAAGGGCGCGCTGGTCGACGTCGTCGAGTAG
- a CDS encoding oxygenase MpaB family protein produces the protein MSTGSRLPAVTPLGPDSVAWQVVGDRRLLLGAGTALLLQVAHPVIGAGVHDHSDYVEDPWGRLDRTIDSLLCQVFGGREAIVEAERLREMHKAIKGVDHHGERYHALNPEAYWWVHGSTFWTTVRMQDVFVHPLSRMEKRRFYAEWRQLGLLLGLREHHMPADLEGFETYFDDVVANRLEDNHTVRELLGSITMRDTPPPPWWFLPEPLWRPVRPAGGNVLTRCAIGLLPPALRDRLSLKWTDEDERRLQRLGAVVRAVGNRVPARLRLYPRAYRA, from the coding sequence ATGAGCACCGGATCCCGCCTGCCCGCCGTGACCCCGCTCGGCCCGGATTCCGTTGCCTGGCAAGTGGTCGGCGACCGGAGACTGCTGCTCGGCGCGGGGACCGCGCTACTGCTGCAGGTCGCCCATCCGGTGATCGGCGCCGGTGTCCACGACCATTCCGACTACGTCGAAGATCCGTGGGGCCGCCTCGACCGGACCATCGATTCGTTGCTGTGCCAGGTTTTCGGCGGCCGGGAAGCGATCGTGGAGGCCGAGCGGCTCCGCGAGATGCACAAGGCCATCAAGGGCGTCGACCATCACGGCGAGCGTTATCACGCGCTGAACCCCGAGGCCTACTGGTGGGTGCACGGCTCGACCTTCTGGACGACCGTCCGCATGCAGGACGTCTTCGTGCATCCTTTGTCCCGCATGGAAAAACGCCGCTTCTACGCGGAGTGGCGGCAACTCGGCCTACTCCTCGGCCTCCGTGAACACCACATGCCCGCGGACCTCGAAGGATTCGAGACGTACTTCGACGACGTCGTCGCGAACCGGCTCGAGGACAACCACACGGTCCGAGAACTGCTCGGCTCGATCACCATGCGGGACACTCCCCCGCCGCCGTGGTGGTTCTTGCCGGAACCCTTGTGGCGTCCCGTCCGGCCGGCGGGCGGGAACGTGCTGACCCGGTGCGCGATCGGCCTGCTGCCCCCGGCCCTACGCGACCGGTTGAGTCTCAAATGGACAGACGAGGACGAACGACGTCTCCAGCGGTTGGGCGCGGTCGTAAGGGCGGTAGGGAACCGAGTTCCCGCACGGCTTCGCTTGTACCCCAGGGCATATCGCGCCTAG